In Methanocella sp., the genomic stretch TAAAAGATTCATATCTTCAAAGTCAGCCGATTTATGATAAGGCTGGCGATGAGGCAGATGGCGAATCCGGTGAGAAGCGTGTCCAGGCCGGGCAGGCTCATCTTATCGACGATAAAAGACGCGCCAGAGACAAGGGCGATTACGAAGACCGTTATGCCCAGCGCGACCGCGGCCCCGCCCATGAAGGCGGCCAGCAGGTCGTTGCTCGCCTTATCCAGCAGGACCGCCGCCGCGATAAAGGATATCGCGAAGACGACGAGGATGATAGCCAGGGAGAGCGGGAGACTCATCCCGGAGAATAAATAGATGAACCCCAGGCTCGTGAGCATCATGAGGATGGATATGATGACGGATACGCCGAGCGCCTTGCCGATGACTACGACCGGATCAGAATCCTCGAAGCCGAACATGATAATAGCCATTAGCCTTTAATGAATTTATACATTATTGCCATGACGCCGACGAGCAGGCCGATGGCTATGACGGCGGCGAAGGCCAGATTAGTGAAACTGTTCGAGCCGAAGAACAGGTTTATGATCGTGTCGAAGACGGAGACTATCACGCCATTCCCGACCTGGCCCAGAAGAATGGAGCCGTGGAACCCGAAATAGTCCAGCGCGACGACCACCAGTGTTAGTGTTATAATAACCACGATGAGAATACGGTAAATCTTTTGCATGTCCATTCTCCAATAGTGATAATTCCGCTTTCGCTTAATATAGTTGTCGAGTTTGAATTTTATAAAAAGGGTTTTTTCGTAATATTTTCGGGAAAGCCCGCATGTATAAGCCAAATTTATTCTTCGACCGGAATGATTATTTATAAACTCTGCATTCTGATATCGATGATCCACCTCACCTACGACAGGGGCACTATTCTCGTATACGGCAATGTCCGCGTGCCGGGCTCCGCCTGGGACTCCCGGGCGGGCGCGTACCGGGCCCCGGCCTACCTATACAGGGATATAAAGGCGTATGTGGAGTCATCGGACTTTTCATACAGGGACGACGTTCTCGACCTCGTGCCGACGCCGGGGCTAACGATGAAGACGGTGTTGCGTGACTACCAGGAAAGAGCCGTGCAAGCCTGGGACCGGGCCGGCAGCTGGGGAGTCGTGGTGTTACCCACGGGCTCTGGCAAGACACACGTCGCCATGAAGGCCATCTCGATGGTAAGCCCGGCCATCGTCATCGTCCCGACACTCGATCTTCTGGCCCAGTGGAAGGAGAGGCTTGACGAGGAGTTCGGCATCGACACGGGAGTCTACAGCGGCGAAGAGCACCGGCTGGGACCGGTGACAGTGGCGACCTACGATACGGCCTATATCCGGGCCCCCGGGCTGGGCAACAGGTTCCGCTTAGTGGTTTTCGATGAAGTCCATCACCTGCCGTCTCCGGGATACCTGAGCATCGCCGAGATGTTCGCCTGCCCGGCGCGTCTGGGCCTGACAGCGACATACGAGCGTGAGGATGGCCGCCACTTAGAGCTGCCCAGGCTGGTCGGAGGCAAGGTCTTCGAGCGTAACGTGGAGAGCATGGAAGGCATCCACCTCGCCCCGTTCGACCTGAAGCGCATCTATGTGAAGCTGACGGCGGGCGAGGAAGAGCAATACCTGCGGGACATGGAGATCTATAAGAATTATTTAAGGGACAATAACATTATCCTCCGCACGCCCCGGGACTTCGAGCGTCTGGTCATGCGGAGCGGTCGCGATAAAGGAGCGAGAGAAGCGATCTTAGCGAGACACCGGGCGCGGGCCACGGCGTTGAACTCTTCTTCCAAGATGGAAGCGCTTGCCGACGTGCTACAAAAGCATTCGAGCCCGGAAGACAAGATCATCATTTTCACAGAGCATAATGACCTCGTCTACCGCATCTCAAAGCAATTCCTCATTCCATTCATCACGTATACGACCGACAAGGGCGAGCGCAGCCGTAACCTGTCCGAGTTCCGGGCGGGTAATTATAAAGCGCTGGTCACGTCCAAAGTACTGGACGAGGGCGTGGACGTCCCGGACGCCAATGTGGGCATCATCCTGAGCGGCAGCGGCAGCAAGCGCGAGTTCGTCCAGCGGCTGGGCCGTATTTTACGGAAGAAGGGCGATAAGAAGGCCATCCTCTACGAGATCGTCTCGGGCAGCACCAGCGAGGTCGATACGTCGTACCGGCGGCATAAGGCGGTGGAGCGCTGATGCTGAGCGCCGACCTGCTCAAGACACGGGTCCGTGGCGACCGCATCATGCCGGCGTTCGTCGAGGAGGACGACGACAGCCTGGCGCTCGCTGAAGACATTATCCAG encodes the following:
- a CDS encoding DEAD/DEAH box helicase; amino-acid sequence: MIHLTYDRGTILVYGNVRVPGSAWDSRAGAYRAPAYLYRDIKAYVESSDFSYRDDVLDLVPTPGLTMKTVLRDYQERAVQAWDRAGSWGVVVLPTGSGKTHVAMKAISMVSPAIVIVPTLDLLAQWKERLDEEFGIDTGVYSGEEHRLGPVTVATYDTAYIRAPGLGNRFRLVVFDEVHHLPSPGYLSIAEMFACPARLGLTATYEREDGRHLELPRLVGGKVFERNVESMEGIHLAPFDLKRIYVKLTAGEEEQYLRDMEIYKNYLRDNNIILRTPRDFERLVMRSGRDKGAREAILARHRARATALNSSSKMEALADVLQKHSSPEDKIIIFTEHNDLVYRISKQFLIPFITYTTDKGERSRNLSEFRAGNYKALVTSKVLDEGVDVPDANVGIILSGSGSKREFVQRLGRILRKKGDKKAILYEIVSGSTSEVDTSYRRHKAVER